Sequence from the Candidatus Edwardsbacteria bacterium RifOxyA12_full_54_48 genome:
GCGGTAAATCTCGGATCATGTAAGGCGCTGTAATCCATTGTGTTGGTCGTAACCTGTTGGTTATAAATAAGATAGCACGTAACACTTTCATCTATCAGACCAAAAGTAAGGTGTATGAGGTAAGTCCATGATTTTGACTAGGATACAGGCGTTTATTTACGGGATTTTTCGCTTTCTCTGTGCAGAGGACCCCAGAGGCTCGGAATTGTGTCGAATGTAACTTATTATATACTATAGTCTTAGTAAAACTTTTCAAATTTCCCGTTTTTCCCCCAAGAAATTTCGATATTTTGGTATAGAAATTGGCAAAATCGGTCGGTGAGCGGCGGGGTGGGGTAATTGTCTATTTCCTGGGCCTGGATTTCTTTTTACCAATGCTCGCCATTAACGGTGCGGTTATTTTCTCGTACAGCCCGAATAAGTACTCTATCCGCTGGCGCTCACTATCAAAAGGCTGGGAACGATAACACAGATCTACCGCCCGATCCAATTCGGCATGGGCCTTTACCAATTTGGGCGGCATGGACAAGGGGTCATATAAGTCAGCCAAGGTAGAATCTGGGTATTCCATACGAACGTCCAGTACTGCCTGGGCAGCAACCTCCACGGACTTACGTTGCTTGGGGGATGGGTCCTCCGGCCATGGATAATTATTATAAACCAAGTTGCTTGAATAACGATATCGGGACTCTAATCGCCCGCATACTTGGCGAACCCAGACCATATGCATCATCGATGACAACACACCAAAATGGTACATACCAGCGTTAGGTACGCACGAACAACTATCATGAATAATAGTGGATGCCGGGAAGTATCCAAAGGGAATGTATTTACGGGTCTCGGATGAATGCCGTGGTATTACGATATAACGTCCCTTTGGCTGCCTTATTTCCGCAAAAAGAGATGCCTCCGATGCCTTGCGACGGGTCGGCTCCTTCTTGCTGGCAAGCCTAAAATCACGGACAGCTTCAACCCGTTTCCGTATTCCTGGAATATTCTTAATATCGGCCGGTGATGCATCTACCAACCAAAGACACCAACGGGGTATAGAATACAGGTATTCTTCGGCACACAACAACGGCTTTAGATACTTCTTCGCCTCGGGATTTTCGTTTAAAAACGACTGGCGATCCTTTTCTTCAATTATCAAATGGCCGCCATCCGTTGGTTTATTCCCATACTCACATAACGGCACATTACAAATAGGTCTGCTCCTCGACAATACAGGTATATCACTGCCTTCGATCAAATAGGGGCTGATATTGCGTACAGTTTCAATTGTAACTTTACTGCCTTTGTCCTGGTAATCATAAAGACGCTTATTGGGTATATCATTGGTAGCAAAACCTATAATAACGACATGAACGTGGGCTTTGCCTCTTGCCTCGCTTTCCCACGGAAACGTGCGATGGGCAAAAAGTATTTTTATCTTATAATTAGCAAAAAGAAGCGACCAAAGTGCCCCAACCTGCTCGCCCTGGCTTATGGAACTGGTAGACACAAAACCAACTACTATTTGGGTGCCTTGTATGTATTCGGCAGCTTTACGATACCAACCAGTCACATAATCTAATACACCAGTGCCTTTAGCTTTATCCCAAACTAAATCCATGTCTTCATTTTGATCTTCCGACATTAGATGTTTGCCAATGAATGGCGGATTGCCCAAAACATAACTGCACTTGCCCACCGGCAAGACCTTTTTCCAGTCCAATCGCAGGGCATTATCGCAAACGATGGTTGGGCTCTTCCGCAACGGCAGTCGTACATAATATTCGCCAAAAGCCGCCGATAAAAGATTGTTCATCTGATGGTCCATCAGCCACATGGCAACCTCGGCAATGCGGGACGGCCATTCTTTGATCTCGATACCATAAAAAGCATCCACATCCAGTATAGACAAATGGCCGATATCGTGCACCTGTTGACCGCCGTACA
This genomic interval carries:
- a CDS encoding methylase — encoded protein: MPLSWNEIRHNAIAFSHDWATETREDAEAKTFWDEFFAVFGIKRRVVASFEEPVKNIKGQYGYIDLFWSGLLLVEHKSRGKDLSKAGSQAFQYIQDLARSGRHNEIPRYVIVSDFARVALHDLEPDRQLDLPLFDQWRVQTTEFTLADFHKNIHSFAFIPGYKQQVFEAQDPINIEAVGRLGNLHDALEAGGYSGHELERFLVRVLFCLFAEDTGIFDREAFHLYLENRTAADGSDLGLHLARLFEVLNTPLEKRQKNLDETLAAFPYVNGDLFSEHLGFADFNRDMRNALLASTHFDWAQISPAVFGSLFQAVMEPKERRQTGGHYTSERDILKVVRSLFLDDLRAEFEKIKKNKPELKRFHQKLTGLRFLDPACGCGNFLVITYRELRLLEIDMLKEMYGGQQVHDIGHLSILDVDAFYGIEIKEWPSRIAEVAMWLMDHQMNNLLSAAFGEYYVRLPLRKSPTIVCDNALRLDWKKVLPVGKCSYVLGNPPFIGKHLMSEDQNEDMDLVWDKAKGTGVLDYVTGWYRKAAEYIQGTQIVVGFVSTSSISQGEQVGALWSLLFANYKIKILFAHRTFPWESEARGKAHVHVVIIGFATNDIPNKRLYDYQDKGSKVTIETVRNISPYLIEGSDIPVLSRSRPICNVPLCEYGNKPTDGGHLIIEEKDRQSFLNENPEAKKYLKPLLCAEEYLYSIPRWCLWLVDASPADIKNIPGIRKRVEAVRDFRLASKKEPTRRKASEASLFAEIRQPKGRYIVIPRHSSETRKYIPFGYFPASTIIHDSCSCVPNAGMYHFGVLSSMMHMVWVRQVCGRLESRYRYSSNLVYNNYPWPEDPSPKQRKSVEVAAQAVLDVRMEYPDSTLADLYDPLSMPPKLVKAHAELDRAVDLCYRSQPFDSERQRIEYLFGLYEKITAPLMASIGKKKSRPRK